A genomic stretch from Cydia pomonella isolate Wapato2018A unplaced genomic scaffold, ilCydPomo1 PGA_scaffold_220, whole genome shotgun sequence includes:
- the LOC133533927 gene encoding girdin-like isoform X3, producing MLIVVMMTMMFNGLVCVDSDNSDFTKDSGGGSSCAGACERYYRDKLIATLQILENKEETIRVQGSSLGVAEGRIAELTKRASELRQELDHKAQELTQLRQFAESCRVEKSDVSIGAEIKEVEGQRRLVGTLEDNLAVVTELYRECFYEAAKQEELIDMLRKSYLDVRLMEKAKTDNITKLHNIINTQKRSIEQCQDVVMEVESLKSEISSFLNSSNNDSTDCTCGLEEENSSLKERNRTLEAELDQVRQRNKELDESLRHILGQQYEKQMKEKEREVEEAVKKLAEVESTCKERGEACETLKRQLQQAQVLLDDKTAELVEAQKTSTAKDDTIRGLHQNLEHSEKLVQEGLKKLSEVAQSRSELVLESQARISELEQRLKHAVRRCRELEAGCRERERSTSELQACLEEAHARGARLCEESRRVTAGVRQWMREKKQQTRDQQDKIKMQKLRIRELERCVRTRQNTDLTSQSETEASSSVSQCENETYRCRLRPMCRSETNAPRGSLAGCVARENETASCSKCTSNRQQESGSEMASCSRAPVPPTRKKRQQSCNDLVR from the exons ATGTTGATTGTTGTGATGATGACGATGATGTTCAATGGGCTGGTGTGTGTGGATTCAGACAATAGTGATTTTACTAAA GACAGCGGCGGCGGGTCGAGCTGCGCGGGCGCCTGCGAGCGCTACTACCGCGACAAGCTCATCGCCACGCTGCAGATT TTGGAGAACAAGGAGGAGACGATACGCGTGCAAGGCTCGAGTCTGGGCGTCGCGGAAGGCCGCATCGCCGAGTTGACCAAGCGGGCGAGCGAACTACGGCAGGAGTTGGACCATAAGGCGCAAGAG TTGACCCAGCTGCGGCAGTTCGCAGAGAGCTGCCGAGTTGAGAAGAGCGACGTCAGCATCGGCGCCGAAATTAAG GAAGTGGAAGGGCAGAGGCGGCTGGTGGGGACCCTGGAAGACAACCTGGCGGTCGTCACTGAGCTGTACCGCGAATGTTTTTACGAA GCGGCCAAGCAAGAAGAGCTAATAGACATGCTCAGAAAGTCCTATTTGGACGTCCGGTTGATGGAGAAGGCCAAGACGGACAACATTACGAAGCTACATAACATTATCAACACGCAGAAGAGGTCCATCGAACAATGCCAG GACGTGGTAATGGAGGTGGAGAGCCTCAAGTCAGAGATTTCCAGCTTTTTGAACAGTTCTAACAACGATTCG ACTGATTGTACATGCGGCCTGGAGGAAGAAAACTCGTCGTTGAAAGAAAGAAACAGAACTTTAGAG GCTGAACTAGACCAAGTTAGACAAAGAAATAAAGAGCTGGACGAGTCCTTGCGGCATATACTAGGTCAGCAATATGAAAAACAAATGAAAGAAAAGGAACGAGAG GTTGAGGAAGCGGTGAAGAAGCTGGCCGAGGTGGAAAGTACTTGTAAAGAACGAGGCGAAGCTTGCGAGACCCTCAAGAGGCAGTTACAACAGGCACAAG TATTGCTGGATGATAAGACAGCGGAACTGGTGGAGGCACAGAAGACGAGCACCGCGAAGGACGACACCATCAGGGGCCTTCATCAAAACCTAGAGCACTCTGAGAAGCTTGTCCAAGAG GGGTTGAAGAAATTATCGGAAGTAGCTCAGTCGCGGTCGGAGTTGGTATTGGAGAGTCAGGCCAGGATCTCAGAGCTGGAGCAGCGGCTGAAGCATGCCGTGCGGCGCTGCAGGGAACTAGAGGCCGGATGCAG GGAGCGGGAGCGCTCGACGTCAGAACTACAAGCGTGTCTGGAGGAGGCACACGCTAGAGGAGCACGGCTGTGTGAAGAGTCGCGGCGCGTGACTGCCGGCGTCCGGCAGTGGATGAGGGAGAAGAAACAACAGACCAG AGACCAAcaagacaaaattaaaatgcAGAAATTAAGGATTCGGGAATTGGAACGTTGTGTTAGAACGCGACAAAACACCGATCTCACGAGCCAGAGCGAGACGGAAGCAAGTAGCAGCGTATCGCAATGTGAAAACGAGACGTATCGCTGCAGACTCAGGCCTATGTGTAGGAGCGAGACAAACGCGCCCCGCGGCTCCCTAGCGGGCTGTGTGGCGCGAGAGAACGAGACGGCTAGCTGTTCCAAGTGCACGTCAAATAGGCAGCAGGAGAGTGGAAGCGAAATGGCAAGCTGTTCACGAGCTCCCGTGCCGCCAACTAGGAAGAAGAGGCAGCAGTCATGCAATGACCTTGTAAGATGA
- the LOC133533927 gene encoding centrosome-associated protein CEP250-like isoform X2, with protein MLIVVMMTMMFNGLVCVDSDNSDFTKDSGGGSSCAGACERYYRDKLIATLQILENKEETIRVQGSSLGVAEGRIAELTKRASELRQELDHKAQELTQLRQFAESCRVEKSDVSIGAEIKAAKQEELIDMLRKSYLDVRLMEKAKTDNITKLHNIINTQKRSIEQCQDVVMEVESLKSEISSFLNSSNNDSGMWERGSESPDVGEELADILDQLRQLQHMLTTDCTCGLEEENSSLKERNRTLEAELDQVRQRNKELDESLRHILGQQYEKQMKEKEREVEEAVKKLAEVESTCKERGEACETLKRQLQQAQVLLDDKTAELVEAQKTSTAKDDTIRGLHQNLEHSEKLVQEGLKKLSEVAQSRSELVLESQARISELEQRLKHAVRRCRELEAGCRERERSTSELQACLEEAHARGARLCEESRRVTAGVRQWMREKKQQTRDQQDKIKMQKLRIRELERCVRTRQNTDLTSQSETEASSSVSQCENETYRCRLRPMCRSETNAPRGSLAGCVARENETASCSKCTSNRQQESGSEMASCSRAPVPPTRKKRQQSCNDLVR; from the exons ATGTTGATTGTTGTGATGATGACGATGATGTTCAATGGGCTGGTGTGTGTGGATTCAGACAATAGTGATTTTACTAAA GACAGCGGCGGCGGGTCGAGCTGCGCGGGCGCCTGCGAGCGCTACTACCGCGACAAGCTCATCGCCACGCTGCAGATT TTGGAGAACAAGGAGGAGACGATACGCGTGCAAGGCTCGAGTCTGGGCGTCGCGGAAGGCCGCATCGCCGAGTTGACCAAGCGGGCGAGCGAACTACGGCAGGAGTTGGACCATAAGGCGCAAGAG TTGACCCAGCTGCGGCAGTTCGCAGAGAGCTGCCGAGTTGAGAAGAGCGACGTCAGCATCGGCGCCGAAATTAAG GCGGCCAAGCAAGAAGAGCTAATAGACATGCTCAGAAAGTCCTATTTGGACGTCCGGTTGATGGAGAAGGCCAAGACGGACAACATTACGAAGCTACATAACATTATCAACACGCAGAAGAGGTCCATCGAACAATGCCAG GACGTGGTAATGGAGGTGGAGAGCCTCAAGTCAGAGATTTCCAGCTTTTTGAACAGTTCTAACAACGATTCG GGCATGTGGGAGCGAGGGTCGGAGAGTCCGGATGTCGGGGAGGAGCTCGCAGACATCCTGGACCAGCTGCGGCAGCTGCAACACATGCTTACT ACTGATTGTACATGCGGCCTGGAGGAAGAAAACTCGTCGTTGAAAGAAAGAAACAGAACTTTAGAG GCTGAACTAGACCAAGTTAGACAAAGAAATAAAGAGCTGGACGAGTCCTTGCGGCATATACTAGGTCAGCAATATGAAAAACAAATGAAAGAAAAGGAACGAGAG GTTGAGGAAGCGGTGAAGAAGCTGGCCGAGGTGGAAAGTACTTGTAAAGAACGAGGCGAAGCTTGCGAGACCCTCAAGAGGCAGTTACAACAGGCACAAG TATTGCTGGATGATAAGACAGCGGAACTGGTGGAGGCACAGAAGACGAGCACCGCGAAGGACGACACCATCAGGGGCCTTCATCAAAACCTAGAGCACTCTGAGAAGCTTGTCCAAGAG GGGTTGAAGAAATTATCGGAAGTAGCTCAGTCGCGGTCGGAGTTGGTATTGGAGAGTCAGGCCAGGATCTCAGAGCTGGAGCAGCGGCTGAAGCATGCCGTGCGGCGCTGCAGGGAACTAGAGGCCGGATGCAG GGAGCGGGAGCGCTCGACGTCAGAACTACAAGCGTGTCTGGAGGAGGCACACGCTAGAGGAGCACGGCTGTGTGAAGAGTCGCGGCGCGTGACTGCCGGCGTCCGGCAGTGGATGAGGGAGAAGAAACAACAGACCAG AGACCAAcaagacaaaattaaaatgcAGAAATTAAGGATTCGGGAATTGGAACGTTGTGTTAGAACGCGACAAAACACCGATCTCACGAGCCAGAGCGAGACGGAAGCAAGTAGCAGCGTATCGCAATGTGAAAACGAGACGTATCGCTGCAGACTCAGGCCTATGTGTAGGAGCGAGACAAACGCGCCCCGCGGCTCCCTAGCGGGCTGTGTGGCGCGAGAGAACGAGACGGCTAGCTGTTCCAAGTGCACGTCAAATAGGCAGCAGGAGAGTGGAAGCGAAATGGCAAGCTGTTCACGAGCTCCCGTGCCGCCAACTAGGAAGAAGAGGCAGCAGTCATGCAATGACCTTGTAAGATGA
- the LOC133533927 gene encoding cingulin-like protein 1 isoform X1 translates to MLIVVMMTMMFNGLVCVDSDNSDFTKDSGGGSSCAGACERYYRDKLIATLQILENKEETIRVQGSSLGVAEGRIAELTKRASELRQELDHKAQELTQLRQFAESCRVEKSDVSIGAEIKEVEGQRRLVGTLEDNLAVVTELYRECFYEAAKQEELIDMLRKSYLDVRLMEKAKTDNITKLHNIINTQKRSIEQCQDVVMEVESLKSEISSFLNSSNNDSGMWERGSESPDVGEELADILDQLRQLQHMLTTDCTCGLEEENSSLKERNRTLEAELDQVRQRNKELDESLRHILGQQYEKQMKEKEREVEEAVKKLAEVESTCKERGEACETLKRQLQQAQVLLDDKTAELVEAQKTSTAKDDTIRGLHQNLEHSEKLVQEGLKKLSEVAQSRSELVLESQARISELEQRLKHAVRRCRELEAGCRERERSTSELQACLEEAHARGARLCEESRRVTAGVRQWMREKKQQTRDQQDKIKMQKLRIRELERCVRTRQNTDLTSQSETEASSSVSQCENETYRCRLRPMCRSETNAPRGSLAGCVARENETASCSKCTSNRQQESGSEMASCSRAPVPPTRKKRQQSCNDLVR, encoded by the exons ATGTTGATTGTTGTGATGATGACGATGATGTTCAATGGGCTGGTGTGTGTGGATTCAGACAATAGTGATTTTACTAAA GACAGCGGCGGCGGGTCGAGCTGCGCGGGCGCCTGCGAGCGCTACTACCGCGACAAGCTCATCGCCACGCTGCAGATT TTGGAGAACAAGGAGGAGACGATACGCGTGCAAGGCTCGAGTCTGGGCGTCGCGGAAGGCCGCATCGCCGAGTTGACCAAGCGGGCGAGCGAACTACGGCAGGAGTTGGACCATAAGGCGCAAGAG TTGACCCAGCTGCGGCAGTTCGCAGAGAGCTGCCGAGTTGAGAAGAGCGACGTCAGCATCGGCGCCGAAATTAAG GAAGTGGAAGGGCAGAGGCGGCTGGTGGGGACCCTGGAAGACAACCTGGCGGTCGTCACTGAGCTGTACCGCGAATGTTTTTACGAA GCGGCCAAGCAAGAAGAGCTAATAGACATGCTCAGAAAGTCCTATTTGGACGTCCGGTTGATGGAGAAGGCCAAGACGGACAACATTACGAAGCTACATAACATTATCAACACGCAGAAGAGGTCCATCGAACAATGCCAG GACGTGGTAATGGAGGTGGAGAGCCTCAAGTCAGAGATTTCCAGCTTTTTGAACAGTTCTAACAACGATTCG GGCATGTGGGAGCGAGGGTCGGAGAGTCCGGATGTCGGGGAGGAGCTCGCAGACATCCTGGACCAGCTGCGGCAGCTGCAACACATGCTTACT ACTGATTGTACATGCGGCCTGGAGGAAGAAAACTCGTCGTTGAAAGAAAGAAACAGAACTTTAGAG GCTGAACTAGACCAAGTTAGACAAAGAAATAAAGAGCTGGACGAGTCCTTGCGGCATATACTAGGTCAGCAATATGAAAAACAAATGAAAGAAAAGGAACGAGAG GTTGAGGAAGCGGTGAAGAAGCTGGCCGAGGTGGAAAGTACTTGTAAAGAACGAGGCGAAGCTTGCGAGACCCTCAAGAGGCAGTTACAACAGGCACAAG TATTGCTGGATGATAAGACAGCGGAACTGGTGGAGGCACAGAAGACGAGCACCGCGAAGGACGACACCATCAGGGGCCTTCATCAAAACCTAGAGCACTCTGAGAAGCTTGTCCAAGAG GGGTTGAAGAAATTATCGGAAGTAGCTCAGTCGCGGTCGGAGTTGGTATTGGAGAGTCAGGCCAGGATCTCAGAGCTGGAGCAGCGGCTGAAGCATGCCGTGCGGCGCTGCAGGGAACTAGAGGCCGGATGCAG GGAGCGGGAGCGCTCGACGTCAGAACTACAAGCGTGTCTGGAGGAGGCACACGCTAGAGGAGCACGGCTGTGTGAAGAGTCGCGGCGCGTGACTGCCGGCGTCCGGCAGTGGATGAGGGAGAAGAAACAACAGACCAG AGACCAAcaagacaaaattaaaatgcAGAAATTAAGGATTCGGGAATTGGAACGTTGTGTTAGAACGCGACAAAACACCGATCTCACGAGCCAGAGCGAGACGGAAGCAAGTAGCAGCGTATCGCAATGTGAAAACGAGACGTATCGCTGCAGACTCAGGCCTATGTGTAGGAGCGAGACAAACGCGCCCCGCGGCTCCCTAGCGGGCTGTGTGGCGCGAGAGAACGAGACGGCTAGCTGTTCCAAGTGCACGTCAAATAGGCAGCAGGAGAGTGGAAGCGAAATGGCAAGCTGTTCACGAGCTCCCGTGCCGCCAACTAGGAAGAAGAGGCAGCAGTCATGCAATGACCTTGTAAGATGA
- the LOC133533926 gene encoding uncharacterized protein LOC133533926 isoform X2, translating into MILSLTGVLLIGVFNFLYQTQSPITISDDDSEANAVLLPCDCEQQTAAANVHEQTTLKLDTPDYTQAQLDQSPDHTLESSTRNLNGHPHVTGNSPQNQSENLIPDYSPRNFLQDGSSSSLNGSGNQEFERRPKRQNLSSIHIPRCQSSYIIPTSSSRILETLHPGSNKSARNQSKNAAAESSPMGRNENSQADSRQISSNRSDVQMPEQSTKIPNEMSENPNEQSQSSEEPNQTKQTRGNQELEHIRKKHESDKENAEQCQCKCPCNEQKIYLGPGHFPAESVSISENNEEVICEECQCTCTCETNTCDKSTGSDSQLNYTRSEHFMKNTLTRSENDEKLNIQESQRICRCKELKQTPGECTSICPCKGIQSCEQSKVTPSQVEDTHLMQESNMSCKRHVRFCPVDETRLCDTFTSSDSNRWFITAEGIMRGLAALRQTFIGKSEDYTSVWINKTAENQPSTSNNENYFPTINPSGSNIHLHNLKKSVSILRRNRIRCDYCNRIEGSQEDETGGHHQRDQEVQRPERADRSQSDEMFEVEDAAPIPGSSTMRDTLEVAERSSETLNDARRIGMNLQGNELAQVNHSINSYLLIYSIF; encoded by the exons ATGATTTTGAGTCTTACTGGTGTTTTATTGATTGGAGTTTTCAATTTTCTGTACCAG ACGCAATCTCCTATAACGATATCCGACGATGACTCAGAAGCCAACGCGGTGCTACTTCCATGTGACTGCGAGCAGCAGACGGCTGCCGCCAACGTCCACGAACAGACCACATTGAAGCTCGACACCCCGGACTACACACAAGCTCAGCTCGATCAAAGTCCTGATCATACACTAGAATCCAGTACCCGTAATCTAAATGGACATCCGCATGTTACGGGTAACAGTCCTCAGAATCAAAGTGAAAATTTAATACCAGACTATAGTCCCAGGAACTTTCTTCAGGATGGCTCCAGTTCAAGTCTGAATGGAAGTGGAAATCAGGAATTTGAACGTAGACCTAAGAGACAAAACCTTTCATCAATTCATATTCCTCGGTGCCAAAGTAGTTATATTATACCAACTTCTAGTTCAAGAATTCTTGAAACTTTACATCCTGGGTCAAATAAAAGTGCACGAAATCAAAGCAAAAATGCAGCAGCTGAATCTAGTCCAATGGGTCGAAATGAAAATTCACAGGCTGACTCTAGGCAAATTTCTTCCAACCGAAGCGATGTACAGATGCCGGAACAAAGTACTAAAATTCCCAATGAAATGAGTGAAAATCCAAATGAACAGAGTCAAAGTTCCGAGGAACCGAACCAAACTAAACAAACAAGGGGAAATCAAGAGTTGGAGCACATCCGGAAAAAACACGAAAGCGACAAAGAAAATGCAGAACAATGCCAGTGTAAATGTCCTTGCAACgagcaaaaaatatatcttgGTCCGGGGCATTTTCCAGCAGAAAGCGTGAGCATATCTGAAAATAACGAGGAAGTAATCTGCGAAGAATGCCAATGTACTTGCACTTGCGAGACGAACACCTGTGACAAGTCTACTGGCTCAGATAGCCAACTCAACTACACGAGATCAGaacattttatgaaaaatacattGACGCGATCAGAAAACGACgagaaattaaatatacaagaatCTCAACGCATATGTCGATGTAAAGAGCTAAAACAAACCCCAGGAGAATGCACAAGCATATGTCCTTGTAAAGGAATACAATCTTGCGAGCAATCGAAGGTAACGCCGAGTCAAGTGGAGGATACGCACTTAATGCAAGAGTCAAACATGTCATGTAAAAGACACGTTCGTTTCTGCCCTGTCGACGAAACTAGACTGTGTGACACATTTACCTCGTCGGACAGCAATCGCTGGTTCATCACTGCAGAGGGGATTATGAGGGGGTTGGCAGCGTTACGGCAGACTTTTATTGGAAAAAGTGAAGATTATACAAGCGTTTGGATCAATAAAACAGCGGAGAACCAGCCTAGTACTTCcaataatgaaaattattttccaaCGATTAACCCGTCGGGGTCAAATATACacttacataatttaaaaaaaagtgtcagCATACTACGACGGAATAGAATTAGATGTGACTATTGCAATAGAATTGAGGGCAGCCAAGAAGATGAGACAGGTGGTCATCATCAGAGGGACCAGGAAGTACAGAGACCTGAGAGGGCTGACAGGAGCCAAAGTGATGAAATGTTCGAGGTGGAGGATGCTGCTCCTAT CCCAGGTAGCAGCACTATGCGAGATACCCTCGAGGTGGCGGAGAGGTCAAGCGAAACCTTAAATGATGCTCGAAGAAT AGGGATGAACTTGCAGGGGAATGAGCTCGCACAGGTAAATCATAGCATCAATTCATACCTACTCATATACAGTATATTTTAG
- the LOC133533926 gene encoding uncharacterized protein LOC133533926 isoform X1, with protein MILSLTGVLLIGVFNFLYQHVYVCACVATSTPNGTIELPDESQISIIPPRTQSPITISDDDSEANAVLLPCDCEQQTAAANVHEQTTLKLDTPDYTQAQLDQSPDHTLESSTRNLNGHPHVTGNSPQNQSENLIPDYSPRNFLQDGSSSSLNGSGNQEFERRPKRQNLSSIHIPRCQSSYIIPTSSSRILETLHPGSNKSARNQSKNAAAESSPMGRNENSQADSRQISSNRSDVQMPEQSTKIPNEMSENPNEQSQSSEEPNQTKQTRGNQELEHIRKKHESDKENAEQCQCKCPCNEQKIYLGPGHFPAESVSISENNEEVICEECQCTCTCETNTCDKSTGSDSQLNYTRSEHFMKNTLTRSENDEKLNIQESQRICRCKELKQTPGECTSICPCKGIQSCEQSKVTPSQVEDTHLMQESNMSCKRHVRFCPVDETRLCDTFTSSDSNRWFITAEGIMRGLAALRQTFIGKSEDYTSVWINKTAENQPSTSNNENYFPTINPSGSNIHLHNLKKSVSILRRNRIRCDYCNRIEGSQEDETGGHHQRDQEVQRPERADRSQSDEMFEVEDAAPIPGSSTMRDTLEVAERSSETLNDARRIGMNLQGNELAQVNHSINSYLLIYSIF; from the exons ATGATTTTGAGTCTTACTGGTGTTTTATTGATTGGAGTTTTCAATTTTCTGTACCAG CATGTTTATGTGTGCGCGTGCGTCGCGACGTCGACCCCGAACGGCACCATAGAGCTGCCAGATGAGTCACAAATCTCTATAATACCACCTCGG ACGCAATCTCCTATAACGATATCCGACGATGACTCAGAAGCCAACGCGGTGCTACTTCCATGTGACTGCGAGCAGCAGACGGCTGCCGCCAACGTCCACGAACAGACCACATTGAAGCTCGACACCCCGGACTACACACAAGCTCAGCTCGATCAAAGTCCTGATCATACACTAGAATCCAGTACCCGTAATCTAAATGGACATCCGCATGTTACGGGTAACAGTCCTCAGAATCAAAGTGAAAATTTAATACCAGACTATAGTCCCAGGAACTTTCTTCAGGATGGCTCCAGTTCAAGTCTGAATGGAAGTGGAAATCAGGAATTTGAACGTAGACCTAAGAGACAAAACCTTTCATCAATTCATATTCCTCGGTGCCAAAGTAGTTATATTATACCAACTTCTAGTTCAAGAATTCTTGAAACTTTACATCCTGGGTCAAATAAAAGTGCACGAAATCAAAGCAAAAATGCAGCAGCTGAATCTAGTCCAATGGGTCGAAATGAAAATTCACAGGCTGACTCTAGGCAAATTTCTTCCAACCGAAGCGATGTACAGATGCCGGAACAAAGTACTAAAATTCCCAATGAAATGAGTGAAAATCCAAATGAACAGAGTCAAAGTTCCGAGGAACCGAACCAAACTAAACAAACAAGGGGAAATCAAGAGTTGGAGCACATCCGGAAAAAACACGAAAGCGACAAAGAAAATGCAGAACAATGCCAGTGTAAATGTCCTTGCAACgagcaaaaaatatatcttgGTCCGGGGCATTTTCCAGCAGAAAGCGTGAGCATATCTGAAAATAACGAGGAAGTAATCTGCGAAGAATGCCAATGTACTTGCACTTGCGAGACGAACACCTGTGACAAGTCTACTGGCTCAGATAGCCAACTCAACTACACGAGATCAGaacattttatgaaaaatacattGACGCGATCAGAAAACGACgagaaattaaatatacaagaatCTCAACGCATATGTCGATGTAAAGAGCTAAAACAAACCCCAGGAGAATGCACAAGCATATGTCCTTGTAAAGGAATACAATCTTGCGAGCAATCGAAGGTAACGCCGAGTCAAGTGGAGGATACGCACTTAATGCAAGAGTCAAACATGTCATGTAAAAGACACGTTCGTTTCTGCCCTGTCGACGAAACTAGACTGTGTGACACATTTACCTCGTCGGACAGCAATCGCTGGTTCATCACTGCAGAGGGGATTATGAGGGGGTTGGCAGCGTTACGGCAGACTTTTATTGGAAAAAGTGAAGATTATACAAGCGTTTGGATCAATAAAACAGCGGAGAACCAGCCTAGTACTTCcaataatgaaaattattttccaaCGATTAACCCGTCGGGGTCAAATATACacttacataatttaaaaaaaagtgtcagCATACTACGACGGAATAGAATTAGATGTGACTATTGCAATAGAATTGAGGGCAGCCAAGAAGATGAGACAGGTGGTCATCATCAGAGGGACCAGGAAGTACAGAGACCTGAGAGGGCTGACAGGAGCCAAAGTGATGAAATGTTCGAGGTGGAGGATGCTGCTCCTAT CCCAGGTAGCAGCACTATGCGAGATACCCTCGAGGTGGCGGAGAGGTCAAGCGAAACCTTAAATGATGCTCGAAGAAT AGGGATGAACTTGCAGGGGAATGAGCTCGCACAGGTAAATCATAGCATCAATTCATACCTACTCATATACAGTATATTTTAG